In the genome of Phlebotomus papatasi isolate M1 chromosome 2, Ppap_2.1, whole genome shotgun sequence, one region contains:
- the LOC129800761 gene encoding uncharacterized protein LOC129800761, with product MEGKVKKTRRRRIQKSLSNIDELVSTRYLRNEIYKRLEGTNCDKELTKEFSRKKITDFEGVVTQLAKNVQKSVPKILHDPVLDSMDAFAKLASERDGKKVSNFELAIVLKGLHEIYPLPEMQDQTPLDVRALYQFLHHLTMGQPPVALGESSILVLREAYNELMQEVNSAASTERVKQLEEVLRNSQHLRLGENEDMQLQSVLQSEPNLTDRSINLFQIPPEVLYGVKEK from the exons ATGGAGGGCAAGGTGAAGAAGACCAGAAGACGTCGCATTCAGAAATCCCTGTCGAATATCGATGAACTAGTCAGTACTCGGTATCTTCGGAATGAGATTTACAAACGCTTGGAAGGTACAAATTGCGACAAGGAGCTCACTAAGGAATTCTCAAGGAAGAAGATAACAGATTTTGAGGGAGTAGTGACGCAACTGGCTAAGAATGTCCAGAAAAGTGTCCCTAAGATTCTCCATGATCCAGTTTTGGATTCAATGGATGCTTTTGCGAAGTTAGCGAGTGAGAGAGATGGAAAGAAAGTCAGTAACTTTGAGCTGGCGATTGTTCTCAAGGGACTCCATGAGATCTATCCGCTTCCGGAGATGCAGGATCAGACGCCATTGGACGTTAGGGCTCTGTATCAGTTCCTGCACCATTTGACCATGGGACAGCCACCTGTAGCGCTTGGGGAGAGTTCAATTCTGGTCCTGAGGGAGGCTTACAAT GAATTGATGCAGGAAGTGAACTCTGCGGCTTCTACGGAGAGAGTTAAGCAATTGGAGGAGGTTTTGAGGAATTCTCAACACTTGAGATTGGGAGAAAATGAAGATATGCAGTTGCAGAGTGTTCTTCAAAGTGAACCAAATTTGACAGATCGCAGCATCAATCTCTTCCAAATTCCTCCGGAAGTGCTTTATGGAGTGAAAGAAAAGTGA